A genomic window from Daphnia magna isolate NIES linkage group LG9, ASM2063170v1.1, whole genome shotgun sequence includes:
- the LOC116929982 gene encoding zinc finger protein ZIC 3 has protein sequence MIMDGLETMSFAETNIHAFHHLLNFDTFKGEMPDDSVNVVAMERRTEANNVNDSLNTPGISSFMDLPIFFGPSVVLPTLPSVFSGTGLDSDLGLDEPTAAELQQVEIGSNCGSRSSSSLTNGSSSNSSSSSSSSSSSSSSSSTCSSNPASVAGSPAGIIPVEEDLDVAIDSPVRPEGVSDSHSPRRRAEEAIDDDDDEASIEMYPTDGIHPHAQVSAQQSRLMSYRGVFSSTASGSPAASGGSHGHSAGHLLSLPGPMPSTPDILSPNTGLASINWILNTAAASAAAGSGPDSKPSLLNPIFFFGNGPHQPEQQTADKSSSSHQHHHQHQQQQHHHHHHFDSSQHGVQEMAQLVQQVNYDSQSIEMSKHSNSFQQTAGDESYASAPSNPSPQHQPPPKYQWSGFSPPPPSVGNDYGVSAAQPLIPKQEPLTTISAGGAYPGGSSDTGGNYSGSSASSTAGGGSAGQVRLADYTPSTSKGHEILSQVYQQQGASGGGGGPIRLVPVKARRYPVRPSKTPVHERPYACPVDSCDRRFSRSDELTRHIRIHTGQKPFQCRICMRGFSRSDHLTTHIRTHTGEKPFACDQCGRKFARSDEKKRHAKVHLKQRVKRESASHRLSSAAATSAHSSSSNSTTPMGQLGGARSATQTPSTTSRSAVSSPSDVISVPSTLAHNIM, from the exons ATGATTATGGACGGATTGGAAACGATGTCGTTCGCCGAGACCAACATTCACGCGTTCCATCACCTGCTCAATTTCGACACATTCAAAGGCGAAATGCCCGACGATTCGGTCAACGTCGTCGCCATGGAACGGAGGACGGAGGCCAACAACGTCAACGACAGCCTCAACACGCCCGGCATTTCCAGCTTTATGGATTTGCCCATCTTTTTCGGACCGTCCGTCGTCCTGCCGACGCTTCCTTCCGTTTTCAGCG GGACGGGACTTGATTCGGATTTGGGTCTGGACGAACCAACGGCGGCTGAGCTGCAACAAGTTGAAATCGGATCGAATTGCGGAAGCAGAAGTAGCAGCAGTTTGACGAACGGAAGCTCGAGCAACTCGAGTTCGAGCAGTAGTAGCAGTTCCAGCAGCAGCTCGTCGAGTTCGACGTGCAGCAGCAACCCGGCGAGCGTGGCTGGCAGCCCGGCCGGAATAATTCCAGTCGAAGAGGATCTGGACGTGGCCATCGACAGTCCAGTCAGGCCGGAAGGCGTTAGCGATAGTCACAGTCCTCGAAGGAGGGCGGAAGAAGCgatcgacgacgacgacgacgaggcATCGATAGAGATGTACCCGACGGACGGAATTCATCCGCACGCTCAGGTGTCTGCCCAGCAAAGTAGACTGATGAGCTACCGCGGCGTGTTCAGCTCGACGGCGAGCGGCAGCCCGGCCGCGTCGGGAGGAAGTCACGGACATTCAGCTGGCCACCTTTTGTCCTTACCCGGCCCTATGCCCAGCACGCCGGACATTCTCTCTCCCAATACGGGATTGGCTTCCATCAACTGGATCCTGAACACTGCCGCAGCCTCGGCCGCCGCGGGATCCGGACCCGACTCGAAACCTTCCCTCCTGAATccgatcttcttcttcggcAACGGTCCGCACCAGCCGGAACAACAGACGGCGGACAAATCGTCCAGTTCGCACCAGCACCATCACCAAcaccaacagcaacagcatcatcaccatcatcacTTTGACTCGTCGCAGCACGGCGTCCAGGAGATGGCGCAGCTGGTCCAGCAAGTCAACTATGACAGCCAGTCGATTGAGATGAGCAAACATTCGAACTCGTTCCAGCAGACGGCGGGAGACGAGTCGTATGCATCAGCCCCTTCCAATCCATCGCCGCAACATCAGCCTCCGCCCAAATATCAATGGTCTGGCTTTTCGCCTCCGCCGCCGTCCGTCGGCAATGACTACGGCGTGTCGGCGGCCCAGCCGCTCATTCCCAAACAGGAACCGCTGACGACAATCAGCGCCGGAGGAGCTTATCCGGGCGGCAGCAGCGACACTGGCGGCAATTATTCTGGCAGTTCGGCATCCAGTACGGCTGGAGGCGGATCCGCTGGACAGGTCCGGCTGGCGGACTACACACCGTCGACGAGCAAAGGGCACGAGATCCTGTCGCAAGTCTACCAGCAACAGGGCGCGAGCGGAGGAGGCGGCGGACCGATCCGGCTGGTGCCGGTCAAAGCGCGTCGCTATCCGGTCCGTCCCAGTAAGACGCCCGTTCACGAGCGACCGTACGCTTGTCCGGTAGACTCGTGCGACCGCCGGTTTTCGCGCTCAGACGAACTGACGCGCCACATCCGCATCCACACGGGCCAGAAGCCGTTCCAGTGCCGCATCTGCATGCGAGGCTTCTCGCGCTCCGACCACTTGACGACTCACATCCGCACGCACACGGGCGAGAAGCCATTCGCCTGCGACCAGTGCGGTAGGAAATTCGCCCGATCCGACGAGAAGAAGCGGCACGCCAAAGTTCATCTGAAGCAGCGGGTCAAACGTGAATCGGCGTCGCACCGGCTCAGCAGCGCCGCCGCCACATCGGCCCATTCGTCCTCGTCCAATTCAACGACGCCGATGGGCCAATTGGGTGGAGCCCGGAGCGCAACGCAGACTCCGTCGACGACGAGCCGGAGCGCCGTTTCGTCTCCGTCGGATGTGATCTCAGTGCCATCTACCCTAGCTCATAATATCATGTGA